The window TGGTGTTAATATAAAGTACTTAGATATGCTTGAATGTGGAATGTGTGGGGGAGAATTAGAACTTAGTACAAAGGAAATTGTGAGAAATCAAGTAATGAATGGATTTCTTCAATGTAGCTGTGGTAAAAAATATACAATTAATGATGGCATTATCATTGCAGAGGATGAAATTATTGAATATAAAAATTTAAAAGATGATTTAGAGTACTTTGAAGGTGTAGATAATTCCTATCTTAGGCTTATGTCAAAATTAAATAAGTGGTTACGCTCAAAAGTTCCTTTTGATAAACTGAAAGGTAATCTTTTGGATGTTGGGATTGGTAGAGGATATGGTTATACAAATATTAATGACTTAATTAAAAATATTAATTTATATACTGCTGTAGATTTTAATTTAGTTTATCTAAAACAATGCAAAAAAATTATAGAGAAGCATGATAATTTATGTGACTTTCTATTTATATCTTGTAATTTCTTAAATTTACCCTTGAAAAATCACACCCAAAATATTGTATTTGATATTTTCGGATCAACTAATGGATCAGCTATGTTATCAGAATTCCCATTGATTAGTATTGAAAGTAAATTAGCAAAGAACTATTCCCTTATTGGTACTTATGGTTATGTAAAGAGATTTAATAACAATAGTCCAATACCACCTGAAAGCAGATTCTTATATAATATTAACAATCATGACCAATACTTCAATGATCTAAACATCTCAATTCATTCAAAATTGGAGTTTGGTTATGTTGAAAATGGAGG is drawn from Vallitalea pronyensis and contains these coding sequences:
- a CDS encoding MerR family transcriptional regulator, with protein sequence MKIGDFSKKHKTTIDTIRHYMELDLITPFKKGSHYYFTEDCSQDLEKVRKLKNLDFTLEEIRKIFQYKRTCRMSTKRELDYLLNIYTNKKEDVIKEIKRLNNILIKIDLEIDNSVTLLDNEDTRIGVNIKYLDMLECGMCGGELELSTKEIVRNQVMNGFLQCSCGKKYTINDGIIIAEDEIIEYKNLKDDLEYFEGVDNSYLRLMSKLNKWLRSKVPFDKLKGNLLDVGIGRGYGYTNINDLIKNINLYTAVDFNLVYLKQCKKIIEKHDNLCDFLFISCNFLNLPLKNHTQNIVFDIFGSTNGSAMLSEFPLISIESKLAKNYSLIGTYGYVKRFNNNSPIPPESRFLYNINNHDQYFNDLNISIHSKLEFGYVENGGKGEDYLNEDDIMFSYGLFGEKNIG